In one Balneolales bacterium ANBcel1 genomic region, the following are encoded:
- a CDS encoding DUF362 domain-containing protein, which produces MKNEKVLSSTAQKQSKRTYSRRKFINTLGSTTAGLIAAPYLLSKNVFGYGYQNNASYVSQVALTQADRYSRAYVKNKVAHLFESLGGLSGVVKRGDKVALKLNLVGGSGNAYNEAHQGRSVTETMWTHPEVFRAVGELLIDEGVNPGDIYAVEALWDDESYNDFGYREAQNELGMQFVDLNKPDPYDDYMELQVGDHKSYYNSFTCNRILDEIDVYVSIAKMKQHFSAGVTHSIKNQVGIVPLQPYATPQNPGRRDALHVEGGEEGTHLPNAISDLFFACPIHLSVIDGIMNSVGGEGSWNPTFEPADYNVLLAGKDPVATDSVASYVMGNNPELDIFDLPGGGHADNHLKKLNDFGAGTNKMSEIRLVGDGAGIITSAPPENLSHQPHSIVLGDNFPNPFNPSTSITFYIPDRQAVQLRVYTVTGQLVDTLVNGVVPAGHHEIRWNASGVASGVYLYTLTANNFRVSKKMLYQK; this is translated from the coding sequence ATGAAAAACGAAAAAGTATTGTCGTCAACCGCACAAAAACAATCCAAACGTACCTATTCGAGAAGAAAATTTATTAATACTCTTGGCTCCACTACGGCTGGATTAATTGCGGCACCATACCTGCTTTCTAAAAATGTATTCGGTTATGGATACCAAAACAACGCTTCTTATGTCTCACAGGTAGCTTTAACCCAGGCAGATCGTTACAGTAGAGCGTATGTAAAAAACAAAGTGGCCCATTTATTTGAATCTCTGGGCGGATTAAGTGGTGTAGTCAAAAGAGGGGATAAGGTGGCATTAAAACTGAACCTTGTGGGCGGATCGGGAAATGCATACAATGAAGCTCATCAGGGAAGAAGTGTAACGGAAACAATGTGGACTCACCCCGAAGTTTTTAGAGCTGTGGGAGAGTTATTGATAGACGAAGGGGTCAATCCCGGTGATATATATGCCGTAGAGGCTTTATGGGATGACGAATCATATAATGATTTCGGATATCGCGAGGCTCAAAATGAACTGGGAATGCAGTTTGTAGATTTGAATAAACCCGATCCCTACGATGATTATATGGAGTTACAGGTAGGCGACCATAAATCATACTACAATTCCTTTACTTGCAACCGTATTTTAGATGAAATTGATGTTTATGTGTCCATTGCAAAAATGAAGCAGCATTTCAGTGCCGGGGTAACTCACTCTATTAAAAATCAGGTTGGAATTGTACCTCTGCAGCCCTATGCAACACCTCAGAATCCGGGGAGAAGAGATGCGCTGCATGTTGAAGGCGGGGAGGAAGGCACTCATCTTCCCAATGCCATATCTGACTTGTTCTTTGCATGTCCGATTCACCTTTCGGTTATTGACGGCATTATGAATTCAGTCGGAGGGGAAGGTTCCTGGAACCCGACATTTGAACCTGCTGATTATAATGTTTTGTTGGCTGGAAAGGATCCGGTGGCTACGGACAGTGTTGCATCGTATGTAATGGGTAATAACCCCGAGCTGGACATTTTTGATCTTCCCGGAGGCGGACACGCAGATAATCATTTGAAAAAGTTGAATGATTTTGGTGCCGGAACGAATAAGATGAGTGAAATCAGATTGGTTGGCGACGGTGCCGGTATCATAACTTCGGCCCCTCCCGAAAATTTATCTCATCAACCGCATTCGATAGTTTTAGGGGATAATTTTCCGAATCCATTCAATCCTTCTACTTCAATTACGTTTTATATTCCGGACAGGCAAGCCGTACAACTAAGAGTTTACACTGTGACCGGCCAGTTGGTCGACACACTGGTTAACGGTGTTGTTCCCGCAGGTCATCATGAGATCAGGTGGAATG